A genomic window from Nicotiana sylvestris chromosome 11, ASM39365v2, whole genome shotgun sequence includes:
- the LOC138880854 gene encoding uncharacterized protein: MQCDHCGLKGHTKENFYKIVGYPEDFKGRRKPDNNNGGQYGRGNGGQFGFGRGSHQYFVVANNVLGNTDANFQGSSSASDALDGITGKAPYFIEEQYKQILELLNKDTTSDRQVNMAGITGEFLPKDHFEEWIVDSGARHHIVNFHDRLINDTKSSRASSNAVHLPNGDRIPIALTGWAAIFCSETIHDVLYVPGFKFNLLSISKLTKELWCLVNFYPDFVLFQDLYSGKVREIGKETGGLYIFRGANGINNIHQGMVVAATVKEDYRLWHQRLEHPSLMAMKNITLLSKNVNSESLNNCPVCPLAKQTRLMFSNSTSRDEAPFSLVHMDLWGPYRIPTFDKKYYFLIVVDDFSRYVCIYLLYDVPTSEVSHINEEHEHDVTAEEATTEEGNVMQNAEAEEVSTNEGNKISHPMNTMIDSSSENMEIFVKRCIWICLKASEDRGSRRGTCLVIILVYVDDLLITGNDEMLIAEAKHVLHQKFRLNDLGELKYFLGIEVLRLTTLHRDAATGAKGDEVLNDVDSYQRQIGKLMYVTTTRPDISCAIHTLSQFMQQPKRSHWEAALRVVRYLKGSPG; the protein is encoded by the exons ATGCAATGTGACCACTGTGGCCTAAAAGGTCATACTAAGGAGAACTTCTATAAGATTGTTGGATACCCTGAAGATTTCAAGGGAAGGAGGAAGCCTGACAACAATAATGGTGGACAATATGGTCGTGGCAATGGGGGTCAATTTGGCTTTGGGCGTGGATCTCACCAATACTTTGTTGTAGCCAACAATGTGCTTGGAAACACTGATGCTAATTTTCAGGGATCTTCATCAGCTAGTGATGCCTTAGATGgaataactgggaaagcaccataCTTCATAGAAGAGCAATACAAACAGATTCTTGAGCTACTCAACAAGGATACAACATCTGACCGTCAAGTCAACATGGCAGGTATAACAGGTGAATTTTTGCCTAAAGATCATTTTGAGGAATGGATTGTAGATTCTGGTGCTAGACATCACATAGTGAATTTCCATGATAGACTGATAAATGACACAAAATCCTCAAGAGCCTCTAGTAATGCAGTTCACTTACCCAATGGAGATAGAATTCCTATTGCTCTTACTGGTTGGGCTGCCATATTTTGCAGTGAAACAATACATGATGTTCTTTATGTCCCAGGATTCAAATTTAACCTCCTCTCAATCTCCAAACTAACCAAGGAACTCTGGTGTTTAGTGAACTTTTATCCTGACTTTGTATTGTTTCAGGACCTTTACAGTGGCAAGGTGAGGGAGATTGGTAAGGAGACGGGAGGTTTGTACATATTCAGAGGGGCCAATGGCATCAACAATATTCACCAGGGCATGGTAGTTGCTGCAACAGTAAAGGAAGACTACAGGCTATGGCATCAAAGACTTGAACACCCATCCCTTATGGCTATGAAGAATATCACCTTGCTAAGCAAGAATGTAAATAGTGAGTCATTAAATAATTGCCCAGTCTGTCCATTAGCCAAACAAACTAGACTGATGTTTTCTAACAGTACATCCAGAGATGAGGCTCCTTTCTCTCTTGTTCATATGGATCTTTGGGGACCTTATAGGATTCCCACCTTTGATAAAAAGTACTATTTTCTAATTGTTGTTGATGATTTCAGTAGATATGTTTGCATCTATCTGCT CTATGATGTTCCTACTTCAGAAGTCAGTCATATAAATGAGGAACATGAACATGATGTAACAGCAGAAGAAGCAACCACAGAAGAAGGGAATGTGATGCAGAATGCAGAAGCAGAAGAAGTATCCACAAATGAAGGAAATAAGATCTCTCATCCCATGAACACTATGATTGATTCTTCATCTGAGAACAT GGAGATCTTTGTGAAGAGGTGTATATGGATATGCTTGAAAGCTTCAGAAGATAGGGGGAGTAGAAG GGGTACATGCCTAGTGATTATCCTGGTGTATGTTGATGATCTGCTTATAACTGGAAATGATGAAATGTTGATAGCTGAAGCAAAACATGTCCTTCATCAGAAGTTCAGGCTGAATGACCTAGGTGAGCTTAAATACTTCTTAGGAATTGAAGTGCTAAG GCTCACCACACTTCATCGTGATGCAGCAACTGGAGCTAAGGGTGATGAAGTTCTGAATGATGTCGATTCATATCAAAGACAGATAGGGAAGCTGATGTATGTCACTACCACTAGACCAGACATTAGTTGTGCCATCCACACATTAAGTCAATTTATGCAGCAGCCAAAGAGATCTCATTGGGAAGCTGCACTAAGGGTGGTGAGGTATCTGAAAGGATCTCCTGGCTAA